The genomic interval CGATACCTGTTGCTGTAATAACTCAGGGTGAATCACTTTCACATCGAATCCATAATTGGTTTCCAATAGCTGTGTAATCTCAAGCAGGCTGGTGTTATCCAGCAGAAGTTTTTCTGATTTCCAGGAAGAATAAATTTCGGGATCTACTTTCTTCTTGATATACCTGTCAGAATCTTCGTTAAATTCCACTAGTTCGCCGGGTTGCATCAGAAAGCTGGTTTCTGTCTGGTTCATCTCATGGGTTTCTGAAATATTTAGTTTGATGCTGCCTGACTGAAGTACAATACGGGTTTTGTTTTTTCTCCGGGATACATCGAATTCTGTTCCCAGTACTTCTACCTGCAGAAAATCATCCGTATGTACAATAAATTTCTGGTGGCTTGCCGTATGCACAACCGAAAAAAATGCTTCCCCTTCCAGCCATACTTCCCGCAGCATATTTCCTGACCAGTCTTCCGCAAAAGAAAGGGTAGAATTGGCATTCAATGTGACAACAGACCCGTCTGGCAAGGTTATTTTTTTAGTTTCTCCATAAGCAGTAGTATACTTATTTGTATGTGTCCAATCTTTCAGCAGAAAATAAGCCAGGGCTACTACTAATATACCAGCGATACCGGCAGCAATCTTTTGCATATTGAATATAAAGCTGTCGGCCTGTTTTTTTACAGAGATTTCAGAAAAAAATGTTTTGTCTCTGGCAATGGTTTGTGCAGTAATCGTATTTTCCAGAATAGTCCATATCTGATTTGCTTTATGTGCAGGCATTATTTTGCGCTCAAACGGAATAGCTTCAATAATACTTCTTGCGTCGGCGATGGCTTGCTGCTGCCCGGGATGTTCCACAATCCATTTGTGCCAGAAAGCCTCAGACTCCCTGGTCGGACGCTGTACCCATTCCTG from Rhodocytophaga rosea carries:
- a CDS encoding FecR family protein, producing the protein MQFEGYTTDDFVMDACFQEWVQRPTRESEAFWHKWIVEHPGQQQAIADARSIIEAIPFERKIMPAHKANQIWTILENTITAQTIARDKTFFSEISVKKQADSFIFNMQKIAAGIAGILVVALAYFLLKDWTHTNKYTTAYGETKKITLPDGSVVTLNANSTLSFAEDWSGNMLREVWLEGEAFFSVVHTASHQKFIVHTDDFLQVEVLGTEFDVSRRKNKTRIVLQSGSIKLNISETHEMNQTETSFLMQPGELVEFNEDSDRYIKKKVDPEIYSSWKSEKLLLDNTSLLEITQLLETNYGFDVKVIHPELLQQQVSGSIPLGNTDILLQYIAQTFEIKITRTGNQVTVRKMQTTK